One part of the Lotus japonicus ecotype B-129 chromosome 2, LjGifu_v1.2 genome encodes these proteins:
- the LOC130739214 gene encoding uncharacterized protein LOC130739214 isoform X2: MGQQEEENHIHMDEKKNNNSSRVSRSKAAKKANEGSCGRGEQGVGPTTTTSTRFATVDDGGEDLIECSGKFCRSCTAGMVADCVALCCCPCAVVHCFSLAFVKAPWVVGRRCLGLGKKNKNKNKGKRKCKKGHHHGGNVGDDVVLERDSREGVSTSSVSSSFGVENVTVNAAFEAEKVWLELYQIGHLDFGRVSFSGD, encoded by the exons ATG GGACAGCAAGAAGAAGAGAATCATATTCACATGGATGAGAAGAAAAACAACAACTCATCTCGAGTTTCACGGAGCAAAGCAGCGAAGAAGGCGAATGAGGGTAGTTGCGGCAGAGGAGAACAAGGAGTAggacccaccaccaccaccagcaccCGGTTCGCCACCGTGGATGACGGAGGAGAGGATTTGATAGAGTGCTCCGGGAAGTTTTGCCGGTCGTGCACGGCGGGGATGGTAGCCGACTGCGTGGCACTCTGCTGCTGCCCCTGTGCGGTGGTGCACTGTTTTTCCCTGGCGTTTGTGAAGGCGCCGTGGGTGGTTGGAAGGAGGTGTTTGGGTTTggggaagaagaacaagaacaagaacaagggGAAGAGGAAATGCAAGAAGGGGCATCATCATGGGGGTAATGTTGGTGATGATGTTGTGTTGGAGAGGGACAGCAGAGAAGGGGTTTCAACTTCTAGTGTTTCTTCTAGCTTTGGTGTGGAAAATGTCACTGTCAATGCTGCCTTTGAAGCAGAGAAGGTTTGGCTTGAGCTCTATCAGATTGGTCATTTGGATTTTGGGAGGGTTTCTTTCTCAGGTGATTGA
- the LOC130739216 gene encoding cinnamoyl-CoA reductase-like SNL6: MGVVRKWESRTEELEAFRRQLVAAAGIHRRKDDEGRRTTKTVVDDEEERALLCVTSGVSYLGLALVNHLLLLGYSVRIIIHNPEDIEKLSEMEPCGTSEHNLEVVIANLTDIDSLEKAFEGCRGVFHTSAFTDPAGLSGYTKSMAEIEVRVAENVMEACASTSSVKRCVFTSSLSACMWQNNAQSETSPVINHESWSSESFCIEKKLWYALGKLRAEKTAWRIANERGLKLTSICPALITGPEFYQRNPTATIAYLKGAQEIYSNGLLATVDLKKVVEAHSSVFKAMNNNACGRYICFDNVIGTQSEAENLAKEIGMPKEKICGDESNNSLHRFELSNEKLCRLMSRPIRCISEY, from the exons ATGGGTGTTGTGCGCAAGTGGGAGAGCAGAACGGAGGAGCTGGAGGCCTTCCGCCGCCAGCTGGTGGCCGCCGCCGGTATCCACCGTAGAAAGGACGATGAGGGAAGAAGAACCACCAAAACAGTcgttgatgatgaagaagaaagggcCTTGCTCTGTGTCACTAGTGGTGTTTCCTATTTGGGCCTTGCTCTCGTCAACCATCTTTTGCTCTTGGGTTACTCTGTTCGTATCATCATTCACAACCCAG AGGACATAGAGAAACTGAGTGAAATGGAGCCATGTGGGACATCAGAACATAATTTGGAAGTAGTAATTGCAAACCTAACTGACATTGATAGCTTGGAGAAAGCATTTGAGGGATGTCGTGGCGTTTTTCACACCTCTGCATTTACCGACCCTGCTGGTCTCTCTGGCTACACA AAATCCATGGCTGAGATTGAAGTCAGAGTGGCAGAGAATGTGATGGAAGCATGTGCTAGTACATCTTCGGTTAAAAGATGTGTGTTCACATCATCACTATCAGCTTGTATGTGGCAAAATAATGCACAATCAGAAACCTCCCCTGTTATTAACCATGAATCTTGGAGTTCTGAATCATTCTGCATAGAAAAGAAG CTTTGGTATGCATTAGGCAAATTGAGGGCAGAGAAGACTGCTTGGAGGATAGCTAATGAAAGGGGTTTGAAACTCACTAGCATTTGTCCAGCTCTCATCACAGGTCCTGAATTTTATCAAAGGAATCCAACAGCAACAATTGCTTACCTCAAAG GAGCTCAAGAAATATATTCTAATGGTTTGCTAGCAACAGTTGATCTAAAGAAAGTGGTTGAAGCTCATTCGTCTGTATTCAAGGCAATGAACAACAATGCTTGTGGGAGATACATTTGCTTTGATAATGTGATTGGTACACAGAGTGAGGCAGAGAATTTGGCCAAGGAGATTGGTATGCCCAAAGAGAAAATATGTGGGGATGAATCTAACAATTCATTACATAGATTTGAACTGTCAAATGAGAAGTTATGCAGACTCATGTCAAGGCCAATCAGGTGTATCAGTGAATATTAG
- the LOC130739217 gene encoding pentatricopeptide repeat-containing protein At4g11690 encodes MSHSHESLILIQKMVKLPPPKAFSLFNSSTSHGIHQTPQSISFILNHLISSGMVSQAQSVLMRVISGQISSPMFSQSSLIHQLTQPHLASSSIKTLLHEAIVNAYVHCQSPDQALYFLHQMVHEGHSPRSNTFNGVLSLLVGSNCFDKAWEVFDELKSKVVLDVYSFGIMIKGCCESGDLMKGFQLLAMMEEVGLSPNVVIYTTLIDGCCKNGDVHLAKKLFCRMEGLGLVANQHTYCVLMNGFFRQDLQKDGFQMYENMTRSGIVPNIYAYNCVISEYCKGGNVDKAFKAFDEMREKGVTYNVVTYNFLIGGLCQVKKLGEAVKLLAQVNRAGLRPNIITYNTLMSGFCDVGKMDNAVRLFNQLKSNGLSPTIVTYNTLIAGYSKIGDLAGALNLVKEMQERQLSPSKVTYTILIDAFVRLNCMENAFALHSLMEKSGLVSDVCTYNVLIHGLCMNGNMKEASKLFKSLGELPHLEPNGVIYNTMIHGYCKEGNSYRALRLLEEMVGNGMVPNVASFCSTIGLLCRDGKWKEAELLLQQMINSGLKASASLYNMVYKVKSEVSNVEPEGKAVGA; translated from the exons ATGTCTCATTCACATGAatctctgattctgattcaaaaGATGGTGAAACTGCCTCCACCAAAAGCATTTTCACTCTTCAATTCCTCAACCTCTCATGGCATTCACCAAACCCCCCAATCCATATCATTCATCTTGAACCATCTCATTTCCTCTGGCATGGTTTCACAAGCTCAATCTGTACTCATGCGTGTAATCTCTGGTCAAATCTCATCACCAATGTTCTCCCAATCCTCACTTATTCACCAACTAACACAACCCCATTTGGCCTCTAGTTCAATCAAAACTCTTCTTCATGAAGCAATTGTTAATGCCTATGTTCATTGTCAATCACCTGATCAAGCTCTCTATTTCCTACACCAGATGGTTCATGAGGGTCATTCTCCTAGATCAAACACATTTAATGGTGTTTTGAGCTTACTTGTTGGGTCGAATTGTTTCGATAAAGCGTGGGAGGTTTTCGATGAGTTGAAGAGTAAGGTTGTTCTGGATGTTTATAGTTTTGGGATTATGATTAAGGGTTGTTGTGAATCTGGTGACTTGATGAAAGGTTTTCAGCTTTTGGCTATGATGGAAGAGGTGGGTTTGTCTCCAAATGTTGTCATATATACTACGCTGATTGATGGTTGTTGCAAGAATGGGGATGTTCATTTGGCTAAGAAATTGTTTTGCAGGATGGAGGGATTGGGATTAGTTGCCAATCAACATACATATTGTGTATTGATGAATGGGTTTTTCAGGCAAGACCTTCAGAAGGATGGATTTCAAATGTATGAAAATATGACGCGGAGTGGAATTGTGCCTAATATATATGCTTACAATTGTGTGATTAGTGAATATTGTAAAGGTGGGAATGTAGATAAAGCTTTTAAGGCGTTTGATGAAATGCGTGAGAAAGGTGTAACATACAATGTTGTAACATACAACTTTTTGATTGGTGGATTGTGTCAAGTGAAGAAGCTAGGGGAAGCAGTGAAGTTGCTTGCTCAAGTCAACCGTGCTGGCCTAAGGCCTAATATAATTACATACAACACACTGATGAGTGGGTTTTGTGATGTTGGGAAGATGGACAACGCTGTTAGATTATTCAATCAATTGAAGTCAAATGGACTTTCTCCAACAATTGTGACATATAATACTTTGATTGCAGGGTATTCTAAGATTGGAGATTTAGCTGGAGCTCTTAACTTAGTCAAGGAAATGCAGGAGAGACAACTTTCTCCTTCCAAAGTGACATATACAATTCTAATCGATGCGTTTGTAAGACTAAATTGTATGGAGAATGCCTTTGCACTCCATTCTTTAATGGAGAAGTCTGGTTTGGTTTCAGATGTTTGCACATACAATGTCCTAATACATGGGTTATGTATGAATGGTAACATGAAAGAAGCATCAAAACTCTTCAAATCATTGGGTGAGTTGCCGCACTTGGAACCTAATGGGGTCATATATAATACAATGATCCATGGTTATTGCAAAGAAGGGAACTCTTATAGGGCTCTTAGGCTACTTGAAGAAATGGTTGGGAATGGAATGGTTCCAAATGTGGCCAGTTTTTGTTCAACCATAGGGCTTCTGTGCAGGGATGGGAAGTGGAAGGAAGCTGAGCTTCTCTTACAACAGATGATAAATTCAGGACTGAAGGCATCAGCTTCATTGTACAATATGGTTTATAAAGTCAAAAGCGAAGTTTCTAATGTTGAACCAGAAG GTAAGGCAGTTGGAGCTTGA
- the LOC130739214 gene encoding uncharacterized protein LOC130739214 isoform X1, with product MIRFKGQQEEENHIHMDEKKNNNSSRVSRSKAAKKANEGSCGRGEQGVGPTTTTSTRFATVDDGGEDLIECSGKFCRSCTAGMVADCVALCCCPCAVVHCFSLAFVKAPWVVGRRCLGLGKKNKNKNKGKRKCKKGHHHGGNVGDDVVLERDSREGVSTSSVSSSFGVENVTVNAAFEAEKVWLELYQIGHLDFGRVSFSGD from the exons ATGATCAGATTTAAG GGACAGCAAGAAGAAGAGAATCATATTCACATGGATGAGAAGAAAAACAACAACTCATCTCGAGTTTCACGGAGCAAAGCAGCGAAGAAGGCGAATGAGGGTAGTTGCGGCAGAGGAGAACAAGGAGTAggacccaccaccaccaccagcaccCGGTTCGCCACCGTGGATGACGGAGGAGAGGATTTGATAGAGTGCTCCGGGAAGTTTTGCCGGTCGTGCACGGCGGGGATGGTAGCCGACTGCGTGGCACTCTGCTGCTGCCCCTGTGCGGTGGTGCACTGTTTTTCCCTGGCGTTTGTGAAGGCGCCGTGGGTGGTTGGAAGGAGGTGTTTGGGTTTggggaagaagaacaagaacaagaacaagggGAAGAGGAAATGCAAGAAGGGGCATCATCATGGGGGTAATGTTGGTGATGATGTTGTGTTGGAGAGGGACAGCAGAGAAGGGGTTTCAACTTCTAGTGTTTCTTCTAGCTTTGGTGTGGAAAATGTCACTGTCAATGCTGCCTTTGAAGCAGAGAAGGTTTGGCTTGAGCTCTATCAGATTGGTCATTTGGATTTTGGGAGGGTTTCTTTCTCAGGTGATTGA
- the LOC130735627 gene encoding uncharacterized protein LOC130735627, translated as MGQGEVSNSWSDIPQDLLEEIVRKLTLVDYLNCRRVCQSWRRIVKDAVATKGTCPPARQFPFLMLLPPNFQNKNPVTTLLDITQENNTSYTIPIPQTWRGCFDFDRVFSVQGWVVFQKIYYKENWNYDLLLFCNPVSGERFELPHLPLFQGQDFTHKIYVKPVFSTAPPNSSDFVVVLCAILYLPQEDRWRHQLAFYKVTDKKWALIPTDQSQRFSEFVILDRKLYAMSMLLYKSGCVTVFNLTDSNNITFEKLEPERIQPVLSRTCMLARDGDEILLVVPDSRIIREITGFCVFKLDMMCGGSRWIEVDDLGDLVLLMDSAGIQVISAKDINLPRKLSEGNCIIFYSVERDLKVFSLKDKRIRKFPLSQVSGDRSLWLMPSLW; from the coding sequence ATGGGGCAAGGAGAAGTGAGTAACAGTTGGTCAGATATCCCACAGGACTTATTGGAGGAGATTGTACGGAAGTTAACCTTAGTGGATTACCTCAATTGTCGACGAGTATGTCAGTCATGGCGGCGCATAGTTAAAGATGCTGTCGCAACCAAGGGAACATGTCCCCCTGCTCGTCAATTCCCATTCCTGATGTTGCTTCCTCCTAATTTTCAGAACAAAAATCCTGTCACTACTCTTTTAGACATCACACAAGAAAACAACACCTCTTACACCATCCCAATCCCTCAAACGTGGAGGGGTTGTTTTGATTTTGATAGGGTCTTTTCAGTGCAAGGATGGGTGGTGTTCCAGAAAATCTATTATAAGGAAAACTGGAATTATGATTTGCTTCTGTTTTGCAATCCAGTGTCTGGTGAACGGTTTGAGCTCCCACATTTGCCACTGTTTCAGGGTCAGGATTTTACTCATAAAATTTATGTTAAACCAGTGTTCTCTACAGCACCACCAAATTCCTCAGACTTTGTTGTGGTGCTTTGTGCTATTTTATACCTACCGCAAGAAGATCGATGGAGGCATCAGTTAGCTTTTTACAAGGTGACCGACAAGAAGTGGGCTCTAATTCCAACCGATCAATCTCAAAGATTTTCTGAGTTTGTAATTCTTGATAGGAAATTATATGCTATGAGTATGCTTTTATATAAATCAGGTTGTGTTACTGTTTTTAATCTCACAGACTCCAATAACATTACATTTGAGAAGCTGGAACCAGAACGAATTCAACCTGTCCTCTCCCGTACATGCATGTTGGCAAGAGATGGGGATGAGATCTTGCTAGTTGTTCCTGATAGTAGGATAATACGTGAGATAACAGGATTTTGTGTGTTTAAACTTGACATGATGTGTGGCGGCTCCAGATGGATAGAGGTTGATGACTTGGGTGACCTTGTTTTGCTAATGGATTCTGCTGGAATTCAAGTTATATCTGCTAAGGATATTAATCTTCCTAGAAAGTTGAGTGAAGGCAATTGTATTATCTTTTATAGTGTGGAGCGTGATCTTAAGGTATTCTCTTTAAAGGATAAGAGAATTAGAAAATTTCCTCTCTCACAAGTCTCTGGTGATCGAAGTTTGTGGCTCATGCCTAGTCTTTGGTAG
- the LOC130739214 gene encoding uncharacterized protein LOC130739214 isoform X3, with protein sequence MDEKKNNNSSRVSRSKAAKKANEGSCGRGEQGVGPTTTTSTRFATVDDGGEDLIECSGKFCRSCTAGMVADCVALCCCPCAVVHCFSLAFVKAPWVVGRRCLGLGKKNKNKNKGKRKCKKGHHHGGNVGDDVVLERDSREGVSTSSVSSSFGVENVTVNAAFEAEKVWLELYQIGHLDFGRVSFSGD encoded by the coding sequence ATGGATGAGAAGAAAAACAACAACTCATCTCGAGTTTCACGGAGCAAAGCAGCGAAGAAGGCGAATGAGGGTAGTTGCGGCAGAGGAGAACAAGGAGTAggacccaccaccaccaccagcaccCGGTTCGCCACCGTGGATGACGGAGGAGAGGATTTGATAGAGTGCTCCGGGAAGTTTTGCCGGTCGTGCACGGCGGGGATGGTAGCCGACTGCGTGGCACTCTGCTGCTGCCCCTGTGCGGTGGTGCACTGTTTTTCCCTGGCGTTTGTGAAGGCGCCGTGGGTGGTTGGAAGGAGGTGTTTGGGTTTggggaagaagaacaagaacaagaacaagggGAAGAGGAAATGCAAGAAGGGGCATCATCATGGGGGTAATGTTGGTGATGATGTTGTGTTGGAGAGGGACAGCAGAGAAGGGGTTTCAACTTCTAGTGTTTCTTCTAGCTTTGGTGTGGAAAATGTCACTGTCAATGCTGCCTTTGAAGCAGAGAAGGTTTGGCTTGAGCTCTATCAGATTGGTCATTTGGATTTTGGGAGGGTTTCTTTCTCAGGTGATTGA